A single genomic interval of Koleobacter methoxysyntrophicus harbors:
- a CDS encoding GerAB/ArcD/ProY family transporter, with protein sequence MRTIPKHKTLTNFQMFSLLTGVMIGTGILSLPKDLGQTAGHDLWISLLVGGGLVLIGGTISVLLCRKFPDSNVFEMSETLLGRFFGAVIAIYYTLFGIAGSAVVTRIYSDIIASVGLIRTPQTVVILLILLVVTYLLRGDITVLGRYSEIVTIIIFPAIVIYFANIQNFNTENFLPVGAAGIENILKATAASFYSFFGFEFILVFYPFLKDKKYDMKIMWYVIHYVTAVYIISCVFIVGFFGIGRATSIFWPIIGYLKTFRIPFFERIDQLYLIIWMQTIFITVAGTMMVSLYGFSHLFRLKHHKYALPVVALAVFIAALIPRNVVQTYKYADIVGYMAVGTMFIIPVFLYQVSLVKGLVKGNERS encoded by the coding sequence ATGAGGACGATACCTAAACACAAGACCTTAACCAATTTCCAGATGTTCAGCCTGCTTACAGGGGTTATGATCGGCACGGGAATTCTGAGCCTCCCCAAAGATTTGGGCCAGACTGCCGGCCATGACCTCTGGATTTCACTGCTGGTAGGAGGGGGGCTGGTTTTAATTGGGGGTACCATAAGCGTCCTTCTGTGCAGGAAATTCCCGGACAGCAATGTCTTTGAGATGAGCGAAACCCTTCTGGGGAGGTTTTTTGGGGCGGTTATAGCTATTTATTATACTCTGTTTGGGATAGCGGGTTCAGCTGTGGTTACAAGGATATACAGCGATATCATAGCCTCTGTGGGCCTTATCAGAACACCGCAGACAGTTGTAATTCTGCTAATTTTATTAGTAGTAACCTATCTCCTCAGAGGGGATATAACAGTCCTTGGCCGCTATTCGGAAATTGTTACTATAATAATATTCCCGGCAATTGTAATATATTTTGCTAATATACAGAATTTCAATACAGAAAATTTTCTGCCGGTAGGTGCGGCGGGGATAGAAAATATATTGAAAGCCACGGCTGCATCATTTTACTCCTTTTTCGGTTTTGAATTCATCCTTGTTTTCTATCCCTTTTTGAAAGACAAAAAGTATGACATGAAGATAATGTGGTATGTGATTCATTATGTAACTGCCGTATATATTATTTCCTGTGTATTTATTGTAGGTTTTTTTGGCATTGGGAGGGCTACCAGCATATTCTGGCCGATAATTGGTTATCTCAAGACATTTCGTATTCCGTTTTTTGAAAGGATCGACCAGCTCTATCTCATAATCTGGATGCAGACAATATTTATTACTGTTGCGGGGACCATGATGGTTTCCCTTTACGGCTTCAGCCATCTTTTCAGGTTAAAACACCATAAATACGCATTACCTGTAGTCGCACTGGCTGTATTTATAGCTGCCCTGATTCCCCGGAATGTGGTCCAGACCTATAAATATGCGGACATTGTGGGTTATATGGCCGTCGGTACTATGTTTATTATCCCGGTGTTTCTTTATCAAGTCTCATTAGTAAAGGGGTTGGTGAAAGGGAATGAAAGGAGCTAG